A window of Halobellus sp. LT62 contains these coding sequences:
- a CDS encoding aminotransferase class V-fold PLP-dependent enzyme: MTTPAEVRESVPIFDETRYLNTGASGPSPRPVVERAQETIEAHEWESAADPGPYPYAFGVYEDARADAASFVGADADEIALTQSTTDGINRIACALEWEPGDVIVRTDLEHPAGILPWERLERQDCEVRVAPTIEGRIDRDAYRDAVADAKLVCLSALTWNYGTHLPVTQLVEEAHDAGARVLVDAVQVPGQCEFDVSEWGADAVAMASHKWMLGLWGGGFLYVNEDVVDELHPGQIGYRSVASSGGADSDEDGYELKRGAARFEIGTTNPAPYAALSESIELLESVGLDTIESHIHELSTRFVDGVPEERLVSPREPESGLVTVRVDDPEETVERLREEYGVVVRSLPYPEGVVRASLHVYNDASDVDRLLEGLDEIGW; this comes from the coding sequence ATGACGACGCCAGCCGAGGTTCGGGAGTCGGTCCCGATTTTCGATGAGACGAGGTATCTGAACACCGGTGCGAGCGGACCGAGCCCGCGGCCGGTCGTCGAGCGGGCACAGGAGACGATCGAAGCGCACGAGTGGGAGTCCGCGGCCGATCCGGGGCCGTACCCGTACGCGTTCGGCGTCTACGAGGACGCGAGAGCGGACGCCGCCTCGTTCGTCGGTGCCGACGCCGACGAGATCGCGCTGACGCAGAGCACGACCGACGGCATCAACCGGATCGCCTGCGCGTTAGAGTGGGAACCCGGCGACGTGATCGTCCGGACCGATCTCGAACACCCGGCCGGTATCCTCCCGTGGGAGCGGCTCGAACGGCAGGACTGCGAGGTGCGCGTCGCGCCCACGATCGAAGGTCGGATCGATCGCGACGCGTACCGCGACGCCGTCGCGGACGCGAAACTCGTCTGTCTGAGCGCGTTGACGTGGAACTACGGGACGCACCTCCCGGTGACGCAACTGGTCGAGGAGGCCCACGACGCCGGAGCGCGCGTGCTCGTCGACGCCGTCCAAGTCCCGGGCCAGTGCGAATTCGACGTGAGCGAGTGGGGCGCAGACGCCGTCGCGATGGCGAGTCACAAGTGGATGCTCGGCCTCTGGGGCGGCGGCTTCCTCTACGTGAACGAAGACGTCGTCGACGAGTTACACCCCGGGCAGATCGGCTACCGGAGCGTCGCAAGTTCGGGCGGCGCTGACTCGGACGAAGACGGGTACGAGCTGAAGCGCGGCGCGGCGCGCTTCGAGATCGGGACGACCAACCCCGCACCGTACGCGGCGCTCTCGGAATCCATCGAACTCCTCGAATCGGTCGGGCTCGACACGATCGAGTCACATATCCACGAACTCTCGACCCGGTTCGTCGACGGCGTGCCAGAGGAACGGCTGGTGAGCCCGCGAGAGCCCGAATCGGGGCTCGTGACGGTCCGCGTCGACGACCCCGAGGAAACGGTCGAGCGCCTCCGAGAGGAGTACGGCGTCGTCGTCCGCTCGCTCCCGTATCCGGAGGGCGTCGTCAGGGCCTCCCTGCACGTGTACAACGACGCGAGCGACGTCGATCGGCTGCTGGAGGGCCTCGACGAGATCGGGTGGTAG
- a CDS encoding low molecular weight phosphatase family protein, whose product MTDDSTEATPTRVAFVCVQNAGRSQMAYAFAERERHRRGLEDELELLTGGTRPADHVHPEVVEAMADVGIDVSGREPREISFEEIQPCQYVITMGCSAEDVCPAGWGGENRDWGLDDPDGGSSDAVSGIRDEIERRVRELFDELAETAA is encoded by the coding sequence ATGACCGACGACTCCACCGAGGCGACTCCCACGCGCGTCGCCTTCGTCTGCGTGCAGAACGCGGGGCGCTCGCAGATGGCGTACGCCTTCGCCGAGCGCGAGCGACACCGCCGCGGACTGGAGGACGAACTCGAACTGCTCACCGGTGGGACCCGCCCCGCCGATCACGTCCATCCGGAAGTCGTCGAGGCGATGGCGGACGTCGGAATCGACGTCTCCGGGCGGGAACCGAGAGAAATCTCTTTCGAGGAGATCCAACCCTGCCAGTACGTCATCACGATGGGCTGTTCCGCCGAGGACGTCTGTCCGGCGGGCTGGGGCGGAGAGAACAGAGACTGGGGGTTGGACGACCCCGACGGCGGATCATCGGACGCTGTCTCGGGGATCCGCGACGAGATCGAGCGCCGCGTGCGCGAACTGTTCGACGAACTGGCGGAGACTGCTGCGTAA